gaagggggtgcgacgggtccaccggcgccagatacctatagaaggggttacgacgggcccaccggcgtcggataaaTATTGGtaaagagtgtttgaagctgaagttcgaatcttctccaaatgtagaactaacacgtttagaaagaagacaagaagacatagttataatataaaaaagaagaaagattgttggagacaCACAATTCCAATTTCATAGTAAACGgaactaatattaattttcgttgatcagtgaaggcgagcgaagcaaaacACCTCTGAAAGTCTCAAGTCCAGCTTTagtcggacgttcagactggtatatatacaTGTAATATCGAACATATACTCAACACATAGTTGAACCTTGTAGTTTTCGAAACACTTAAATTTTGCTGACATTATTGTTTCAGATTTTAGACATTGTTTTTCGTTCCATCGTTTCACATATAGCTAGTTGCACATTTCTCGCTCTACTACCAGtatttcaaatgaaacatAGTGCAGAAAAAATCATCCGCATATTTGTTTTACCTACTCTTTTTTCGAGATAGGAAGCTCTTCTGTAAAAACGCAACAGTTTTTGCTCACCTGGATTTCAGAATGCATGGTCATATAGGTAATGAACTTCTGAAACGATCTTTATTGAGCGTCTTTCAGCTTTTATTCGCTTTTACCTTCTTAGCAAACAACTTTGTTCTTTGGACAATAGTTGTCGTCCACACTCGTTTCCAATTTGCACCCAGCCGGAATTTGCGGAGAAACGAGCACAGGGCATCTCGGATTGACTTAACAACATTGAGATGACACATTGGATTTTGTATTTTACACACAGTGCACAATGaggttttcaaatttgttttgcCTATTAATCTTCCTTCAACCTTTTAACCAGATGGAAATTCATTCGAATCAGATACCGTAGGCTTTTAATTCGTGAAAAAATCTACTTTCAACTAGGTGACACAGATAACCATAGGTGCGAAGGGGAGGAGTCTGACTCTCCTCAGGTGAAAAGGGTCCAACTCTTCGGGTAGCTCAAGTGGTGAGGATCATTTCGCCAGCTGTCCAAAAATAAAGAGGATCGGAGCCCGCTCCGCCCACCGCATCTATGAAGATAACGAGATAAAAAGACCGACCAGCACAGAATCCTCCGCTGCATTTGAATCCTGGAGAACAGTCCTTGTCTACTTTGCACTTTTGTTCGGCGCAAGCTGTAATTAGTTGGCATATTCTGATAGGTATGAACTATAGTCGTTTACGGTTTATAGTCGTGTGCAGGTAGTGAATAGCGTGGCTATGCAGTGCAGAAAGTTATCCTGACTAGAACTCACCGAGAAGCACTagagcaaagaagaaaactgctaTTTTCTGCATTCCTGAACAAAATCAATGTACTGGGATAGGTTTGAGACCCAAAAAGAAGTGTATAGATTGTCTTATAAATCCGAAAGAAGAGCTCATGATGGAATGGCGTTCCTGCGCTATATACGGAAAGCGCCAAAGCTTTCCCATATCTAAATAAAGCACCTCTCTTTAATGTTCCCTATATTCTTTCTTCTGTAacgttgacaaaaaaaaaacgttgcatCTAACATTTACATTTGTGTTTTAAATGCGTGACATATTGAACGTGTGAATTTGCTTTCTAAATCTTCTCCATTCTCCTTTCAACATCCGAATTAAGGATCGCAGTACATATCTAAAATGCACTGAGAGCGGTcacctaacaaaaaaaaacaaacaatccTAACAAAAAGTAACCTAACTAAcaccattgttttttttttacttatgcTTCAAAAGGATGTACTTCTGGAACGCCAATAATACCCTAAAGTTTTTCAAGAGTTAAAATGAGGAATGGATTGTTTAATGTAGTTAAAAAAGAGGCTTGCTAGTTATGTCCTATGTAAACGATCCAAGCACAGAGAACATTCTCCGAGAAAAGCGAATGTAGAAGTCCGGGAcaagtgatttttctttaatgaatttctttatttcatcaCACTGCATTACAAAAAGATAGCCTCACTCGCGAGACAATcggaaaagaagagataagATTTTGTTACTCAGAAGGGATCAGTTTTCGCGTTAATAGTTTTTTGCGGCGCCGCGGGAGCCGTCCCACTCTattttgtagctatctggcgccgccgCGCCAGTCCGACGCcgggggacccgtcgcacgcTCTtcttaggtatctggcgccggcgcgccaacccgacgccggtggaaccgtcgcactcctttttatGGCTTTataaaacacacacacacacacaaacgtgacagaataagcccgttatgatatatcatgatataccagtctgaacgtccggctaacgccgcacttcagactttctgtggcgttTGCTTTGCCCgcattcactgatcaatgaaaataaagagtaGCGGTATTTGCAatgatgatcatgatcatgatcctGGTCCTATAGgataatgttttttgtttgaaatcgaTTCCAAGTTTGCCGCgttaaaata
This is a stretch of genomic DNA from Necator americanus strain Aroian chromosome II, whole genome shotgun sequence. It encodes these proteins:
- a CDS encoding hypothetical protein (NECATOR_CHRII.G7512.T1), coding for MQKIAVFFFALVLLACAEQKCKVDKDCSPGFKCSGGFCAVNPRCPVLVSPQIPAGCKLETSVDDNYCPKNKVVC